One window of Bacteroides sp. AN502(2024) genomic DNA carries:
- a CDS encoding peptidase M26, whose protein sequence is MNITEIGRLGMLLMMASVAISCSDPNPLDSYTRVPFEKAETDDGNSDGDGDGAGGLFEKGDGTDSKPYVIMNATHIRNMRSVLKSGIKVYFQLGADIDMAGIDNWQSLNGSGDFPYEIDFDGDNHVIKNFKCSAGDYPSFFGVLCGDCRNVGFVDASVSSTRQGIGIITGYLGLKNKGNGNKTGRIVNCYTTGEVTGSGAAGGIAGVLANSYDGQESYIKNCYSSATVSDQAPSNGKAGGIVGRKVGAGGFIENCYAYGKVSATKGGVGGILGQIDKGADVAIKNSAAWSNLTGGDALSTVGRIVGVSASLGSYENCYACESIVLKVNEETITASDESSATGTTFHGVAKTAEELENIIVAWNPNLWKKGTDGYPTFRWTEK, encoded by the coding sequence ATGAATATTACTGAAATAGGCAGATTGGGGATGCTGTTGATGATGGCATCTGTTGCAATCTCGTGTTCTGACCCTAATCCTTTAGATTCTTATACTCGTGTTCCATTTGAAAAGGCGGAAACGGATGACGGAAATAGTGATGGTGACGGAGACGGTGCAGGCGGTTTGTTCGAGAAAGGAGACGGAACGGACAGCAAACCTTATGTGATAATGAATGCTACGCATATCAGGAATATGCGTAGTGTGTTGAAATCGGGTATAAAAGTGTACTTCCAATTAGGTGCCGATATTGATATGGCTGGTATTGATAACTGGCAATCGCTGAATGGTTCAGGGGACTTTCCTTATGAGATAGATTTTGACGGAGATAACCATGTCATTAAGAACTTCAAATGTTCTGCCGGTGATTATCCGAGTTTCTTCGGAGTATTGTGTGGTGATTGCCGTAATGTAGGCTTTGTTGACGCTTCTGTATCGTCTACTCGCCAAGGCATTGGAATTATCACCGGTTATCTCGGACTTAAAAATAAAGGTAACGGAAATAAGACAGGAAGAATTGTGAATTGTTATACGACCGGGGAAGTGACAGGATCAGGTGCGGCCGGTGGAATAGCCGGGGTATTGGCAAACAGCTATGATGGACAGGAAAGTTATATAAAGAACTGTTATTCAAGTGCAACAGTCAGCGATCAGGCTCCAAGTAATGGAAAAGCTGGCGGTATTGTCGGACGGAAAGTAGGCGCTGGCGGATTTATCGAAAATTGCTATGCATACGGAAAAGTCAGTGCGACTAAAGGAGGTGTAGGCGGTATTTTGGGACAAATCGACAAAGGTGCTGACGTTGCTATTAAGAATAGCGCGGCATGGAGTAATTTGACCGGAGGGGATGCTTTGTCTACTGTAGGGCGCATTGTTGGTGTCTCCGCTTCATTAGGCAGTTATGAGAATTGCTACGCCTGCGAAAGTATTGTACTCAAAGTGAATGAAGAAACGATTACAGCATCGGATGAGTCGTCAGCCACAGGAACGACATTTCACGGAGTTGCAAAAACAGCGGAAGAACTGGAAAATATTATCGTAGCTTGGAATCCGAATCTTTGGAAAAAAGGAACGGACGGTTACCCGACATTCCGGTGGACTGAAAAATAG
- a CDS encoding SusC/RagA family TonB-linked outer membrane protein, with protein sequence MNDRRNSFFRLFLLILLCMGVQSLGAQTVTKVFKNEPLKAVLKEVERQTKYSIIYKTDEVNENKKITASFQRATVNNVLAVVLDKDVEYKLQNRMIIITKKTVRNTAAAPSQSLHRVTGKVVDVNGDPVIGASVQVMGQSMGTVTNLDGEFALSSVPVNAVIVVSYIGFEKQEIKASELQKSSRVMLREDTATLEEVVVVGYGTQKKINLTGAVAVVDSKTMEDRPVPRASQMLQGTVPNMNVTFGSGYPGASATINIRGVNSISGNASPLVLIDGIEGDIDRLNPNDIASISVLKDASSAAIYGARASYGVILVTTKEGSARKTTVSYDGRYSWSNQTTSTDFETRGYYSAGINDLFYTNYNGKPYTNYTEEDYRQLWLRRNDETENPERPWIVTDQRDGRDTYVYYGNFDWYNYLYRKNRPMWEHNISISGGNDKLNYYLSGNTVDQTGIFRQNPDKYKVYNFRSKISAKITPRLTISNNTKYHYNSYSYPGLSGINNNFNTAVNHALASFVPINPDGSAVYLTSLSNSAILDGMGAILAYGKHKNEDKRYEFSTTFEASFNVMKNLNVRANYSYLHYNYQTMNRTVNVPYSKYPGEISYLTTGNGVNQLKETQTNHWYQAFNVYGDYMLDIADHQIKIMAGYNYETKRLKDIKVSRQGLLSDDLNDLNLAVGDAMTMSGGQNEYALLGAFYRLNYSYKGGRYLFETSGRYDGSSRFRSGHRFGFFPSASVGWRISEEPFFRNLKKNIDNVKLRLSYGSLGNQQVGYYDYIQTINTNGTMNYIFGDQKKGSYASVSDPNSADLTWETVSTWNAGLDLGFFNNRLNLTADAYIRDTKGMQTSGKKLPGAYGANEPKQNAANLRTKGWELMLTWNDAFKLANKPFRYNLSVGLADNTSEITKFDNPSKILTDYYVGQKLGDIWGYAVDGLFRTDEEAASYNVDQSAVNFVINTAQVNPGLHAGDMKFVDLDGNHKISSGSNTADDPGDRKIIGNSLPRYTYSIQGGFDWYGFDFSIYLQGVGHQDWYPGTNSVFFWGPYARPYCSFIPRDFLSNVWSPENPDAYFPRPIGYLALGNNRSLGVVNDRYLQNLAYCRVKNITVGYTIPAVWTKKVKIERLHIYFSGENLFTFSPLKSDYIDPEQASAENSIKSANGNAKLYPWSKTYSFGVNVTF encoded by the coding sequence ATGAATGACCGAAGAAACTCATTTTTTAGGCTGTTTCTCCTGATTCTGTTATGTATGGGCGTCCAGTCACTTGGGGCGCAGACGGTTACGAAGGTCTTTAAAAATGAGCCGCTAAAGGCGGTATTGAAAGAAGTTGAGCGGCAGACAAAATACTCCATTATCTATAAAACGGACGAGGTTAACGAAAACAAGAAAATAACGGCTTCCTTTCAACGGGCAACCGTTAACAATGTACTTGCCGTTGTTTTGGATAAGGATGTAGAGTACAAGCTACAAAATCGGATGATTATCATCACGAAGAAAACGGTGCGAAATACCGCTGCCGCCCCGTCACAGTCTTTACACCGGGTTACGGGGAAAGTAGTCGATGTGAATGGTGACCCGGTAATCGGTGCCAGTGTACAGGTGATGGGACAGTCTATGGGGACAGTCACCAACTTGGATGGTGAATTTGCGTTGTCGTCCGTTCCGGTCAATGCAGTAATTGTTGTATCTTATATCGGATTTGAGAAACAGGAAATCAAAGCTTCCGAATTGCAGAAATCTTCGAGAGTGATGCTCCGTGAAGATACAGCGACGTTGGAAGAAGTGGTCGTTGTAGGCTATGGTACTCAAAAGAAAATTAACCTGACGGGAGCCGTTGCTGTGGTAGACAGTAAAACGATGGAAGACAGACCTGTGCCGAGAGCCTCGCAGATGTTGCAAGGAACGGTACCTAATATGAATGTAACCTTCGGGTCGGGGTATCCGGGGGCTTCGGCAACCATCAATATCCGTGGTGTCAACTCTATTAGCGGCAATGCGTCCCCACTGGTTCTGATTGACGGTATAGAGGGAGACATCGACCGCTTAAACCCGAATGACATCGCATCCATTTCAGTACTGAAAGACGCCTCTTCGGCTGCCATTTACGGTGCGCGTGCCTCTTATGGCGTTATTCTTGTGACCACCAAAGAAGGTTCAGCCCGTAAGACTACCGTATCGTATGATGGAAGATATTCATGGAGCAATCAGACAACTTCCACTGATTTTGAAACCAGAGGCTATTACTCGGCAGGAATTAATGATTTGTTTTATACCAATTATAATGGAAAGCCATATACCAACTACACAGAAGAAGACTACCGCCAGCTTTGGCTGCGCCGGAATGATGAAACGGAAAATCCGGAACGTCCTTGGATCGTGACCGACCAACGTGACGGAAGAGATACATACGTCTATTACGGTAACTTTGATTGGTATAATTATCTCTATCGTAAAAACAGACCGATGTGGGAACATAATATTAGTATCAGCGGGGGGAATGACAAACTGAACTATTACTTGTCAGGAAATACGGTTGACCAGACAGGTATTTTCAGGCAGAACCCGGACAAGTATAAGGTGTATAACTTCAGAAGTAAAATCTCAGCTAAAATAACTCCGCGACTGACTATCAGCAATAATACGAAATACCACTATAATAGTTACTCTTATCCGGGATTATCGGGTATTAATAACAACTTCAATACTGCGGTGAACCATGCGCTGGCGAGCTTTGTACCCATCAATCCGGATGGCAGTGCGGTGTATCTGACTTCGTTGAGCAATTCTGCTATTTTGGATGGTATGGGGGCTATCCTCGCCTATGGAAAACATAAGAATGAAGACAAGCGGTATGAGTTCTCCACGACTTTTGAAGCAAGTTTCAATGTCATGAAGAACCTGAACGTTCGTGCAAATTACAGTTACCTGCACTATAACTATCAGACAATGAACAGAACGGTAAATGTACCGTATTCCAAATATCCGGGTGAGATATCCTATCTGACTACCGGAAATGGTGTGAATCAGTTAAAGGAAACACAAACCAATCATTGGTACCAGGCTTTCAATGTTTATGGGGATTATATGTTGGATATTGCCGACCATCAGATAAAAATCATGGCAGGTTACAACTATGAAACCAAGCGCCTGAAGGATATCAAAGTCTCTCGACAGGGCTTGCTTTCCGATGATCTGAATGACTTGAACCTGGCAGTAGGGGACGCGATGACTATGTCCGGCGGACAGAATGAATACGCACTTTTGGGAGCATTTTATCGCCTTAATTACTCCTATAAGGGAGGTCGTTACCTATTCGAGACGAGCGGGCGCTATGACGGAAGTTCCCGTTTCAGGAGCGGACACCGTTTCGGTTTCTTCCCTTCGGCTTCCGTAGGATGGAGAATCAGTGAAGAGCCGTTTTTCAGGAATCTGAAGAAGAATATTGATAATGTGAAATTACGTTTGTCATACGGTTCGTTAGGAAATCAGCAGGTTGGATATTACGATTATATCCAGACTATTAATACCAACGGCACCATGAATTATATCTTTGGCGATCAGAAGAAAGGTTCCTATGCCAGTGTTTCCGACCCGAACTCTGCAGATCTGACTTGGGAAACTGTCTCCACTTGGAATGCGGGACTGGACCTCGGTTTCTTCAATAACCGTTTGAATCTGACAGCCGATGCCTATATCAGAGATACCAAAGGAATGCAAACTTCCGGAAAGAAATTGCCCGGTGCTTATGGGGCTAATGAACCCAAGCAAAATGCAGCTAATCTGCGTACCAAAGGCTGGGAATTGATGCTGACTTGGAACGATGCCTTTAAACTGGCAAACAAGCCTTTCCGCTATAACTTGTCCGTAGGTCTGGCAGACAATACATCGGAAATAACAAAATTCGATAATCCGTCCAAGATATTGACTGATTATTATGTCGGTCAGAAACTGGGTGATATTTGGGGATATGCGGTAGATGGACTTTTTAGAACAGATGAAGAAGCGGCAAGTTATAATGTCGACCAATCGGCTGTGAACTTCGTCATCAACACGGCACAGGTAAACCCGGGACTTCATGCCGGTGATATGAAATTCGTTGATTTGGACGGTAACCATAAAATTTCTTCCGGTTCGAATACGGCGGATGACCCCGGTGACCGGAAAATAATCGGAAACTCATTGCCGCGCTATACGTATAGTATTCAAGGTGGTTTCGATTGGTACGGCTTCGATTTTTCCATCTATCTTCAGGGAGTAGGGCATCAGGACTGGTATCCGGGCACGAATTCCGTATTCTTCTGGGGACCGTATGCACGTCCGTATTGTTCATTCATTCCCCGTGATTTCTTGAGTAATGTATGGAGTCCGGAAAATCCGGATGCTTATTTCCCGCGTCCGATAGGTTATCTTGCTTTGGGCAACAACCGTTCCTTGGGAGTGGTGAACGACCGTTATTTGCAGAATCTGGCTTATTGCAGGGTGAAGAATATAACAGTAGGCTATACGATTCCCGCCGTATGGACAAAGAAAGTAAAGATAGAACGCTTGCATATCTATTTCAGTGGCGAGAACCTGTTTACTTTTTCTCCTCTAAAGAGCGATTACATTGATCCGGAACAAGCTTCGGCGGAGAACTCCATTAAATCTGCGAATGGTAACGCTAAACTGTATCCTTGGTCGAAGACCTATTCTTTCGGAGTGAACGTAACTTTTTAA
- the scpA gene encoding methylmalonyl-CoA mutase yields MRKDFKNIDIYAAFQPTNGAEWQKANGISADWKTPEHIEVKPVYTKEDLEGMEHLGYAAGIPPYLRGPYSVMYTLRPWTIRQYAGFSTAEESNAFYRRNLASGQKGLSVAFDLATHRGYDPDHERVVGDVGKAGVSICSLENMKVLFDGIPLSKMSVSMTMNGAVLPIMAFYINAGLEQGAKLEEMAGTIQNDILKEFMVRNTYIYPPAFSMKIISDIFEYTSQKMPKFNSISISGYHMQEAGATADIELAYTLADGLEYLRAGTAAGIDIDAFAPRLSFFWAIGTNHFMEIAKMRAARMLWAKIVKQFNPKNPKSLALRTHSQTSGWSLTEQDPFNNVGRTCIEAMAAALGHTQSLHTNALDEAIALPTDFSARIARNTQIYIQEETYVCKNVDPWGGSYYVESLTNELAHKAWEHIQEIEKLGGMAKAIETGIPKMRIEEAAARTQARIDSGQQTIVGVNKYRLDKEAPIDILEIDNTAVRLEQIENLKRLKEGRNQAEVDKALAAITECVKTGKGNLLDLAVEAARVRATLGEISSACEQIVGRYKAIIRTISGVYSSESKNDSDFKHACELAEKFAKKEGRQPRIMIAKMGQDGHDRGAKVVATGYADCGFDVDMGPLFQTPAEAAREAVENDVHVVGVSSLAAGHKTLVPQIIEELKKLGREDIVVIAGGVIPAQDYDFLYKAGVAAIFGPGTSVAKAACQILEILMDEE; encoded by the coding sequence ATGAGAAAAGATTTTAAAAACATCGATATATATGCTGCATTTCAGCCGACAAATGGTGCTGAATGGCAAAAGGCTAACGGTATCTCCGCTGATTGGAAAACACCGGAACACATTGAAGTGAAACCTGTTTATACAAAAGAGGACCTTGAAGGAATGGAACACCTTGGCTATGCTGCCGGAATCCCTCCTTATTTGCGCGGTCCGTATTCTGTAATGTATACCCTTCGCCCCTGGACCATCCGTCAGTATGCCGGATTCTCCACTGCCGAAGAATCAAATGCATTCTATCGCCGTAATTTGGCTTCCGGTCAGAAAGGTTTGTCAGTAGCCTTCGACTTGGCTACTCACCGTGGATACGACCCCGACCACGAACGTGTAGTAGGCGACGTAGGTAAAGCGGGTGTCTCTATCTGTTCATTGGAAAATATGAAAGTGTTGTTCGATGGTATTCCGTTGAGCAAGATGTCTGTCTCTATGACAATGAATGGAGCTGTACTTCCGATTATGGCGTTCTATATCAATGCCGGTTTGGAACAGGGGGCTAAGCTGGAAGAGATGGCCGGTACTATCCAGAATGATATTCTGAAAGAATTCATGGTGCGTAATACTTATATTTATCCGCCTGCATTCTCTATGAAGATTATTTCTGATATTTTTGAATACACTTCGCAGAAGATGCCTAAGTTTAACTCTATCTCTATCTCCGGTTATCATATGCAGGAAGCAGGTGCAACCGCAGATATCGAGTTGGCTTATACATTGGCCGATGGTTTGGAATATCTTCGTGCAGGAACGGCAGCAGGCATTGATATTGATGCATTTGCACCGCGTCTGTCTTTCTTTTGGGCGATTGGAACTAATCACTTTATGGAAATAGCCAAGATGCGTGCTGCACGTATGCTTTGGGCAAAGATTGTGAAGCAATTCAATCCGAAAAACCCAAAATCACTAGCATTGCGTACTCACTCACAGACTTCCGGTTGGTCGTTGACAGAACAGGATCCGTTCAATAACGTAGGGCGTACTTGTATTGAGGCTATGGCTGCGGCTTTGGGACATACTCAGTCTTTGCATACCAATGCATTGGATGAGGCTATCGCTCTTCCGACAGATTTCTCGGCACGTATTGCCCGTAATACTCAGATTTATATTCAGGAAGAAACTTATGTTTGTAAGAACGTTGACCCATGGGGTGGATCTTATTATGTGGAATCTCTGACGAACGAACTGGCTCATAAGGCTTGGGAACACATTCAGGAAATTGAAAAACTGGGTGGTATGGCAAAAGCTATCGAAACAGGTATTCCTAAGATGCGTATCGAAGAAGCTGCTGCACGTACACAGGCTCGTATTGATAGTGGTCAGCAGACAATTGTCGGTGTGAACAAGTATCGTTTGGATAAAGAAGCTCCGATTGATATTCTTGAAATTGATAATACGGCTGTTCGTCTTGAACAAATTGAAAACCTGAAACGTCTGAAAGAAGGACGTAATCAGGCAGAAGTGGATAAAGCATTGGCAGCAATTACCGAATGTGTGAAGACTGGTAAGGGTAACTTGTTGGATTTGGCTGTGGAAGCAGCTCGTGTTCGCGCAACATTGGGTGAAATCTCATCTGCTTGCGAACAGATAGTAGGACGTTATAAAGCAATAATTAGAACGATATCAGGCGTGTATTCATCAGAAAGTAAAAACGATAGTGACTTCAAACATGCTTGTGAACTGGCAGAGAAGTTCGCAAAGAAAGAGGGACGTCAACCTCGTATTATGATTGCAAAGATGGGACAGGACGGTCACGACCGTGGTGCTAAAGTCGTAGCGACAGGTTATGCTGACTGCGGTTTTGATGTAGATATGGGACCGTTGTTCCAGACTCCGGCGGAAGCTGCTCGCGAGGCTGTTGAAAACGATGTTCATGTAGTAGGTGTTTCTTCATTGGCTGCCGGACATAAGACATTGGTTCCGCAAATTATTGAAGAACTGAAGAAGCTAGGGCGTGAGGACATTGTAGTGATTGCCGGTGGGGTTATTCCTGCACAAGATTACGATTTCTTGTATAAAGCAGGTGTAGCTGCTATCTTCGGGCCAGGTACTTCGGTAGCGAAAGCTGCTTGTCAGATTCTGGAAATTCTTATGGATGAAGAATAA
- a CDS encoding RNA polymerase sigma-70 factor, with protein sequence MVDFMDEKQLLEELKRGNNAAFEFLFKSYYPRLRGYAIRFIEDEETVRDIIQECFLRFWERREMLSALSLTSLLFSMVRNGCLNYLKHRSIVEKYRVEYLEKLDGEERLYYADFMQDAEHKLLYNELQEQIALVLNQLPDRSREIFLLSRFRGLKNREIAEKLQISTTAVEKHIARALHYFSRHFSEHYPVDLYIVILAWLMMEHK encoded by the coding sequence ATGGTAGATTTCATGGATGAAAAACAATTATTGGAGGAACTGAAAAGAGGCAATAATGCGGCTTTTGAGTTTCTGTTCAAGAGTTATTATCCTCGTTTGCGAGGGTATGCTATTCGTTTTATTGAAGATGAAGAAACAGTTCGCGATATTATTCAGGAGTGTTTCTTGCGATTTTGGGAACGTCGCGAAATGTTATCTGCTCTTTCACTCACTTCTCTTCTTTTTTCTATGGTCCGTAACGGATGCCTGAATTATTTGAAACATCGCTCGATTGTTGAAAAGTACCGGGTGGAGTATCTGGAAAAGCTGGACGGAGAAGAAAGGCTCTACTACGCAGACTTTATGCAGGATGCGGAACATAAATTATTATACAATGAATTGCAGGAACAGATTGCTCTTGTGCTTAATCAGTTGCCGGACAGGTCGCGTGAGATTTTTTTGTTAAGTCGTTTCAGAGGATTGAAGAACAGGGAAATCGCGGAAAAACTACAAATATCCACTACAGCGGTTGAAAAACATATTGCAAGAGCTTTGCACTATTTTTCCCGGCATTTCAGCGAACACTATCCGGTAGACCTGTATATAGTGATATTGGCATGGCTGATGATGGAGCATAAGTGA
- a CDS encoding FecR family protein: MKQEENIRELAILYFEGRISRADERILFECLEQAEDGYDRFRQWEKEWMNNRVSDSQTNAEWEALKHKIYTQEAIVPLLKKPKPNIWKIARIAAVVALIVGTTLGIRQAVYLFAPKTFFVCEAPLGDKSKVQLSDGTVVWLNSGSVLRYSNHFNTADRVVELEGEGYFEVTRQNGKRFIVKTQEYDVVVKGTKFNVSAYPDDSYVTTTLQEGVVELNYKEEQIRMSPGESISLDLQTGQLKGKKVNAWQAMAWAEDRIEYDDITLGEMVKKLARRYDVRIQLESEKLGDMKFRVSLRNKETIVDVMDALKEIIPIKVEYKEKDIYIR; encoded by the coding sequence ATGAAGCAAGAAGAAAATATCCGAGAATTGGCTATTCTGTATTTTGAAGGACGTATATCAAGAGCTGACGAAAGAATCCTGTTTGAATGTCTCGAACAGGCGGAAGACGGCTATGACAGATTTCGTCAGTGGGAGAAAGAATGGATGAACAACCGGGTGTCTGATTCGCAGACCAATGCTGAATGGGAAGCATTGAAGCATAAGATATACACGCAGGAAGCCATTGTTCCATTATTGAAGAAACCAAAACCGAATATATGGAAGATTGCCCGTATCGCTGCTGTGGTAGCGTTGATTGTCGGTACTACACTGGGTATCCGGCAGGCTGTTTACCTGTTTGCACCGAAAACCTTCTTTGTATGCGAGGCTCCGTTGGGGGATAAGAGTAAAGTACAGCTCTCGGATGGTACTGTCGTATGGCTGAATTCAGGTTCCGTACTAAGATATTCGAATCATTTCAATACTGCCGACCGGGTTGTAGAACTGGAAGGAGAGGGATATTTTGAAGTAACCAGGCAGAATGGGAAGAGATTCATAGTAAAGACACAGGAATATGATGTGGTGGTGAAAGGTACAAAGTTTAATGTATCTGCCTACCCGGATGATTCCTATGTAACAACTACCTTGCAAGAAGGAGTGGTAGAATTGAATTATAAGGAAGAACAGATACGGATGTCGCCGGGAGAATCCATTTCTTTGGATTTGCAGACAGGGCAATTGAAGGGAAAGAAAGTCAATGCATGGCAGGCGATGGCATGGGCGGAAGACAGAATCGAATATGATGACATCACATTGGGAGAGATGGTGAAGAAACTTGCTCGTCGGTATGATGTGCGTATTCAGTTGGAGTCGGAGAAGTTGGGTGACATGAAGTTCCGTGTTTCATTACGCAATAAAGAGACAATCGTAGATGTAATGGACGCTCTTAAAGAAATCATACCTATCAAAGTCGAATATAAGGAAAAGGATATATATATAAGATAA